CTTGCGCATCCTGACGAGCTTGCTCGGCTCGCGCCTGGGCATCATGCAAGTCAACAAGAGACTTGTTTACTTCTTCGCGCAGCGCGCCCATTTCCAACTCAACGCGGTTAATTTCCGCGTCAGCTTCGGACAGTGAGCTTGCCAGGCGGGCGACTTCCCCATCGCCCGCCTGGACGTTTTCCTGCGCCTGTGCAATAGCTGCATCATCCGGATTCTGTGGCTGCGCCACCGCCGGAGTGATCGTACTAAGCATCGCCCCGCTCACAGCGACGGCAAGTACTGCTCTAGTCAGTGCCACACCGGAGGTGGAGCGGGTACGTCGAAGCGCCGCCCGTACACCCGGGCGAACAGTTTCTAGTTTGGCCACATGATCTCCTGTTCAATCAGCTACCTCTCAAGTCAAGTGTGAACACTAGAAACTTTTTCACACGATGCACATGAAGAGTCCGCAATCCATTGCGGAGACCCACAGCTAATTTCTCAGAGCCCAACCCAATTTCTGCCACCCTTTCCTCCACCAGGGCCACCCTTAGCAAGCTTCCCCGTTTGCCCGAATCGCGCCCAAGGTATCGGATTGTCAGCTTTTCAAGCTTACAAGCTTGAAAAATTCTGATCACTTGTGTGGCTAAAGTCGTGTTAAGTTCTGAAAAACAACCCGTGAGTCGATATATTCACATTAAGTCACGTCGATAACTTTTGATACATCTTTAACATCAGTTACATAACAAAAGGCCAGAACGTGCAATCATTTGCATGTTCTGGCCTGCGGTTATGTAGTTGTGATAACCTCTTGTGATCTTTATCACAAAGTGGGCGTATTTCCAGTTCTAGTGCGATGGTTTTGCACAAAAAGGGCGGAGCGAGAAACACGGTAAAGTAAAGGTTCAGTCATTGACTTATGGTAGTTGAGCTGCTTTACGGCGAACCGATACCGCCGAAACTATCACCACGAGAGTTACTGCAACGAGTCCCCAAATGGTGACCTGACCCCAGTTAATATCCATCAATCCTGATTCCGTTACATCACGAATTAATAACTCTGTTCCAAGAACGTAATCCGTAGTTCCGAGTAGCTCATGTTGCCCCATTTCCAAGGCTGCACGTGAATGGACATCACTAACCACCGCCGCCGAAGCCGGCGCCCGCACAATGACCGTATCTACATCGGATTGCGTAAGCACTTCTTGGGCAATATCACGCAAATCAGAGGTTATGGCGGGCGTGTCATCTAATACGACAATTCCCGCGCTACCAAAATCGCCGTCTTGGGCAGTTTCCAGCACGCTAATGAGGCCATCTTCAAGACCAGGGGACTCATGCCCAATTCGCTGCCCCATCGCCACACCGTCATCCGACACCTCGGAGACAAGCTCTGGGATATTGATGTTTTCAGGGATCATGTGCCAAAACCTTCACTAATAGATCGAATACAACGCACTTTTTGACTAGCTTCGGAAAACGTTAACAGGCGCGAGCCGACTAGCGGGTCCCAAAAATGGGGGTATGCGAGGGGGTAGTTGAAAGTCACATCGCGCTTGCCGGAAGTTGACACCAATTCCGTAAAACCGCTGCCTAGACACTGTCCGAGGACACTGTGAACGGTATCAGCCCAGAAAACCCTATGGCCACTGACGCGCCTAATTCTCAAAGATTCCCTCCAGAACGCTTGTACTGTTAGGATAATGGAGACGTAGGGTTCTTTTACATTAGTGCGTAAAAGAAATCCGATGTTTTCTCACGCCGGCTCAGCCGATGCAGACGCCGACGCGAAATCTCACCCTGGAAAAGTTAGAATTGGAGCTCACTGTGACTGAAAGCAAGAACTCCTTCAATGCTAAGAGCACCCTTACGGTTGGCGATAAGTCTTACGACTACTACGCCCTCTCCGCAGTGCCTGGCATGGAGAAGCTGCCATACTCCCTGAAGGTTCTCGGCGAGAACCTTCTGCGCACCGAGGATGGCGCAAACATCACCACCGAGCATATTGAGGCTATTGCCAACTGGGATGCATCTGCTGATCCAAGCATCGAAATCCAGTTCACCCCAGCCCGTGTACTCATGCAGGACTTCACCGGCGTCCCTTGTGTTGTTGACCTCGCCACCATGCGTGAGGCAGTTGCTGCACTCGGCGGCGACCCTAACGACGTTAACCCACTGAACCCAGCTGAGATGGTCATTGACCACTCCGTTATTGTGGAGGCATTCGGTCGCCCAGACGCTCTGGCTAAGAACGTCGAGATCGAGTACGAGCGCAACGAGGAGCGCTACCAGTTCCTGCGTTGGGGTTCTGAGTCCTTCTCCAACTTCCGCGTCGTTCCCCCAGGAACCGGTATCGTCCACCAGGTCAACATTGAGTACTTGGCACGCGTCGTCTTCGACAACGAAGGCCTTGCATACCCAGATACCTGCATTGGTACCGACTCCCACACCACCATGGAAAACGGCCTTGGCATCCTCGGCTGGGGCGTTGGTGGCATCGAGGCTGAGGCAGCAATGCTCGGCCAGCCAGTTTCCATGCTGATCCCTCGCGTTGTTGGCTTCAAGCTGACCGGTGAAATCCCAGTTGGCGTTACCGCAACTGACGTTGTTTTGACCATCACCGAGATGCTTCGCGACCACGGCGTGGTTCAGAAG
The window above is part of the Corynebacterium deserti GIMN1.010 genome. Proteins encoded here:
- a CDS encoding Rv1476 family membrane protein, with amino-acid sequence MIPENINIPELVSEVSDDGVAMGQRIGHESPGLEDGLISVLETAQDGDFGSAGIVVLDDTPAITSDLRDIAQEVLTQSDVDTVIVRAPASAAVVSDVHSRAALEMGQHELLGTTDYVLGTELLIRDVTESGLMDINWGQVTIWGLVAVTLVVIVSAVSVRRKAAQLP